ATTGTATAAACAGGTTATCACATTGGTTTGACAGATACGGTCACACCGATGTAAATTTTCTAGAATTAATTTTATTCTATTGAAAGGTAACGTGAGGAATCAACATGCTGACCGGAAAACAAAAAATCGAAGCGGCTTTTTCGGAGGAAGGATCTAAAGAATTTGCAGCTGTAGACTGCTGGGAATATGTCTTCGTCCGGGATCATTGGGATCAACTGACAGCCGCCCCGTGGTACGATCAATATTCACCCGACATAGAACGTCAAGCATCCTGGCGTCGGGATGTACTTTCTCACACAGAACAGGACTTGCTGCATGTTGGCTCCTTTTACTCTCGTGAAGAACGAGCGAATCTGAAGATTGAAGATAACCCCGAAGGTGTATTCCTTATCGATAAAACAAACGGCAAACGTAATAAACTAGAACCACCAGCCGTTGGTGGATGGTCTCGACGTGGTCAATTGGAATCGGTTAAAACCGGCCACTTGCCGACAACGGAGGAAGAACTGGATGCCGCAATTTTGCCGTTATTTTCAATCAGGACCAATAAAACTAATCCGGATGACAATGTGGACCTTGCACATACTTTAATAAAGGAGCATGGTTCAGAACGTTATCCAATAGCGTACACGGATGCCCCTCTTTGGCATATGTATGAATTATGGGGATTTGAGGGCATGATGCTAATGATCGGAGGACAACCGGAATTGGTAAAACGTGCATGTCCTCATTTTGCGGCTCGAACAATATCTTCTTTAAGAGAGGCGGCGTTACTCGGTGCGGCCGGGATCTTGATATGGGAATGCTTTACCGACTTGATTTCTCCCGAAGCCTATGAATCATATAGTGTACCTTATATGCGTCAGGTTGTGGACGAATGTCGCAGGTTGGGACTCAAGAGCATTTATGGTTTTTCAGGCGATCCCGCCGGAAAATTGGATGCGATCCTGTCAATCGGTGCCGATGCCCTGGCGTTTGAAGAAAGTAAAAAAGATTTTGTTGTGGATATCAATGAATTGGCAAAATATATCGAAGGGAGATGTTGCCTGTTCGGCAATCTAGATGCGATCGGTGTTCTTCAAAACGGGAGCGAGGATCAGCTCAAAGATGCGATTGCTAAACAAATCGCTGCTGGGCGGCGAAATAGGGATCGTTTTGTTGTAAGTCTTGGAAGTCCGGTTACACCCGCAACTTAGATGTCAATAAAAAAGCCCTATAAACCGTCTTGTTGGCCGTCTCTGCCTCATCTGAATAGGATTCCTTTGAGTCCTCCGGAGATTAATGAACCGATATCTGTCAGAGAGCGAGGAAAGGTCAGACCACCCGGCGCAGCTATGTATTTGGGTTGCCAGACCGGATCGAATTTATCCTTATACGCGCGTAGCCCCTGAAAGTTGTAAAAGTGATCACCAAATCGGAACACCAGGTTTCCGATGCGGTGCCACAATGGAGCCATTTCATGGGTTTTCATCCCGCTTAAAGGTGCCATACCCAGGTTGAACCAACGGTAGCCTTGGGCGTGACCCCAAAGCAAAAGTTCGATAAACAAATAATCCATGACGCCATAGGGGGCATCAGGCAGATAGCGCATTAGGTCCGCGCTGAGCTCTTCGCTATCAGCAGCCTCCCATATATTTGTAAAGGCCACAATACGGTTTTGGCTGCGAACAACGCCTATAGGGAATCGGCCGATATAAGCGGTATCGAAAAATCCCAAGGAAAATCCCTTTTCGCGGGTATTTTTTTCTTTAAGCCAGGTATCGGAGATTGTTTTCAGTACATCCAACTGGGCCGGCACAGAAGCTTTGGGAATGATTTCAAATGTGCATCCCAGCTTGCTCAATTTGTTGTGAATATATCTGAGTTTCTTATGCTGGCTTCCATCGAGAGAAAAGTCTGATAGGGGAACGCGTGCTTCTTCACCTATTTTTAGAACGCTTAGCCCTATGTCCAGATATAGATGCAGATGGGCATGCCCGACTTCGTAGAAAACAGCCCGATCTGCGTAGCGGTCGGCCTCCCGCCGAAACTGCCAGAGCAGCTCAGGCCATAAGTCAGTGGGGCCCACGGGATCGCCCATTGCCACCCAAGTCTCTCCAGTCGTACCATACATGATGAAAGCCTGTTGATTGTCATCGATCAGGAATTGCTTGTCACCCAACAGAGCGAGATTGGCCGAAGCTACCGGCGATTTTGCAACAATGGCCTCAACCGACCCTGGCAACGGTGTCGCGGTGTTGACCGGTCTGTAATGGGCCGGCTTTATCAGGTGCGCGATCCCGAACAACAAGATCAGAGAAAATGCACCAACCGTAGCTCTCAAAAAGCGTGGGGCATCTCCCCATACGCTGAAATGCCACCATAGGTCATGACTGTAAGCCACGTGGCGGAACGCAAAGAATCCCAACCAGATCGATGAGATTACCACCCCTGCGATGGCTGCCAACCAGGCAGGGGTGAAACTTTCGGAAAGAAGCGCAGTGCGTCGGAAGAAGAACCGTCGGCAGGGAAGTAGCCCTATCAACACAAGGGACAGAACCGATGCCTCTTCGTAATCGAAGCCTTTGAGCAGCGAAACCACGACGCCTAGCGCTAGAAGACTGACGGCCAGCAAATAGGCTGCATCCACTCGCTTTTGAATACCCCTTGCCAGCAGCAGCAGGCCTACACCGAATAAACTTCCCAAAAAATGAGAAATTTCCAGAAAAGGTAGGGGTAAAATTTTATGCAGATATGTCATACGGTGAGGAATGGCGGGCAGGGAGCCGGAGAAAAGAAGAATGGCGCCGGATACGAATACACTGACGCTGAGTAGCGGAATAAACATCGAGTCCACAGCACCGCCGGCCAGGGATTGAATCCGGACCATTAGCTTCCGTTTGCGCATCAGTTCTTCGATGCCCAAGGCAAGCGTCGCCGCCATAAGAGGCAATAGATAATAAATGGCGCGATAGACAACAAGCGCGCCCATCACGCCCGGAGTGGCAGTCCCGGCCGGACTCATTGTGAGAATAACCGATTCGAAGATACCCAGACCACCGGGCACCTGGCTGACCAAACCGGCGAGTTGCGCCAATAGAAAAATTTCCAGAAAATGGCCAAAGCCGACGAATGTTCCTGCGGGCAACAGACAGTAGAGTACGGCACCGGCCATCAGCCAGTCCGCGCACGCGGTTGCCATCTGCGCGGTTGCCAGTCGCCATGATGGTAACGAGAATCGCCATTCCTTAAATGCCAACGTTTTGTTCTTCTGCAACGTTGCGACGAAATATATTCCGGCAGCTGCAAGCAGAACGATGCCGAGGGGACGAACCGTCGTTAAAGACCAATGCAGGCTTTGGGGCAAGGCCAGGGGGTCACTCACAAAAACGACGCCGCTCAAAACAAAAAATCCGAGCCAGAGGCTGGTTGTGCAGAACAGGACCACCTGGGTAATTTCCAGGGCCGAAAGCCCCCAAGTAGAATAGAGGCGATAACGCACCGAAGCGCCTGCAATCATGGAGAAACCTATGTTATTACTGAAGGCATACCCGAGAAAGGAGGTAAGAGCGGTTTTGGCAATTTCGATTGGATGCCCAATATAGCGCAGTGCCAGCAGATCGTAGAAGGTCAGGATTGCATAGCTCAATACGGTTAATGCCAGGGCCAACCCGAATTGAGCATGCGGTATCTGCTCAATGCGGGTCAAAATATCATGCAACCGGTAATCGTGCAGTTGGCGGTAAATGACGATAACCGCCAATATGAATATGCTGAGGCCGAGAAATGGCACCAAACGCTTTAAAGAGGCTGTCTTCATTTGCAGCATGTTTAGTCCATCGTAAAAACCCTGACTCTTGGGGCCAGGTAAGTGTATAGAGGCCTTGCCATCTATAAGACCCAGTGCTATTCGATGATCGAGTTGTCCACACAACTCGAGATCGAGGAGTAACATATGAGCCGATTATTAGAATTAACACAAACCATATTTTCGAAGGCACATGTTGAGGAGGGAAAACTCACTTTTCCGGATTTTTTTCATACAAAATTCTCTCCAATTCGCGGTGGGTGAAGTAGGGGTCGTCGTTGCGCAGGTAGGGCAGCATAATCTTTTTTCGGCGGATCAGATCCCGGGAAATGTCTGCATAAATCACATCGGGATCGAACAGGGCCGCCGTCACGATGGCCTGGCCGAAAGGGTTGATTATTTCACTTCTGCCCCAAAAACGGAACGGGTCGTCATCCACTTCCGGTGCAGTGTCGCCGGGCGCGTCGCCGCCGTCCGAGCGTCGATCCTCGAAGCATTCGCATCCCACCCGGTTGGCGCACAGGTTATAGACGCCGAATACCCGTGAATAGAAACGATTGATGATGTTCCAGCTCTCGATGTTGGAGAACTCGCTGCCCATGGACCCCTGTGAAGAGTTGAACAGGGTGATGAAGATATCCGCCTTCTGGGTGACGCCCAGATAGGGCAGGGACGGGTGCCACAGATCGTTGCAAATGAAAGGAGCGAAGGTCAGGCCCTTGTGCTTGAACACGCGAATATGTTTACCGCCGGAGAAGATCTTGCGTTCCTCGAAGACGCCGTAGTTGGGCAGGTTGAGCTTGCGGTAGCCAAAAATAATTTCGCCGTCCACGGCTACCAGGGCCGAGTTGTAGAAGTTCATGGCCTGGGACTCCTCGATGAATCCGACCACGGCGGCGGTCCCCCGGGTGCTTTTGACCAGGCGCTGGATTTCCGGAGAATCTATGCGCAGGGCGACCTCGTGGAAACGTTCGCGCACGAAATAGCCGGTGAGAGCGAGCTCGGGAAAGACCACCATATCGGCGTCCTGCTCCCTGGCGGCGGCGATCTTATCGATGGTGTCGTCGAGATTGGCTTCAATGTCCAGTAATACTGGGTCGGTCTGATATATACATACTTTCATGGTCGCCCCCCGTCACGCGTTGACTGCGTCATCCCACCTGCATTCAGCGCGCCGCGATCGTCTTCTGTCCGGTTAAAGCAGGATATTGTATTTTTCCCGCAATTTCCGGTCAATCGCTTCCGGTATGTGCGATGTTTCCGGAGCCTCCAGAATCTTGCGTGCGATCTCCCTGGCCCGCTCCCGGGCATCCAGGGCGCCGGCCTGCTCCCACTGGTGGCGGCCTCCGCTGTCGGTCACCCCATTGCCCAGGAAATACTCGCTGCGCATATATTCCATCGTATGGGGAGACATCATGAAGTTGCCGGCCGGCCCCACGCTGTCGATCACCTCCAGGGCCAGGTGTTCGGCATCCACGTCAATGCCCTTGAGCACCTTGCAGGCCATGCCGATGATTTCATCGTCCATCACAAACTGTTCGTGGGCCACCGTGAGCATGGATTCCAGCATGCCGGCGCTGTGGTGCATGTAGTTGGATCCTCCCATAGCACCGAGAAGCACGGTCATGGCCTTTTCCCAACCTGCCTGGGCATCGGGCAGCTTGGAATCGGACAGTCCGGCGCTGTTGTAGTTGGGCATTTGGATATGGGCGGCTAGTTGATGGATGGCGGCGTTCATCATGCCGCATTCCACACCGCCGCCCCGATACTCCATAGTGGCCATGTTGGCCATTCCGGGGATGCCGCCGTACAGGAGCGGGGCGCCTTCCCGGGTTAGCTGGCAGATGGCGATGCCGGCCAGCTGCTCGGCATGCAGTTGGGCCAGGGTGCCGGCCATGGTCATGGGGCTGGTGGAGCCGGACATGGGCGCCGCCGACAGGGCCACCGGTATGCCACGGCGGTTGCATGCCTGCATGATGCGCGTTGACTGGGTGCACAGCTTGAGCGGGGAAATGGAAAAGGACGTGATCACCGAGATGAACGGTTTTTCCCGCAGCCGGTCTTCGCTGCCGGCCAGCAGGGCGGCCATGTCGATAACGCGCTTCAGGCCTGCCTCGTCGTTGACCCCGCTCATGACGTGCTTGCCGGTGGCTTTGAGACAGGCGTAAAACATGTTGACATCGTATTCGGTTTCCGGGATGTCCGTGGGAATGCAGGGTCGCAAAAAGAAATGGATGTGGTCCAGGCGGTCCACCAGGCGCCCGATCTCATAGAGGTCCTTCAGTGTCGACGACCGCGGCCGGCCGGTTTCCAGATCCAGGATCTTGACAGCCGCGCCGCCGGTCCCCAGATGCACGTTGTCCCCGGTGAGGTCCAGGTCGTTATTGCCGTCGCGGGCGTAAAGAATCACCCGGGAAGGTGCCTTGGCCACTTGTTCCTCAATCAGTTGTCGGGGAAAACGGATGCGGTAATTTTCACGGTCCACGCCGGCGCCGGCCTTGGCAAGCATTTTCACGGTTTCCTCCAGGCCGGTTTCGAACGTGACGCCGGTCTTTTCGAGGATGGTTAGTGATGCGTCGTGAATGGTGTCGATGCCTTCGGGTGACAGCGGCTTGTAAATGCCGCCTCTAAGCCCCTTGGATTCCATTTTTTCCTCCTTCTGTCGGTTTCATTTTGGAATAATGACGGCGATATCTGCCGTAGGCGACAAGTCGCGACATCACCCTTGCCGCCATGTTGGGACTGTTGTAACAGGCTATTTGCTTTTGTCCCAGCATTTGAACCATTCTGTTCTCGAAGTCTCCCAGAGTAAAGGGGATTTCCGATGCAATGACAAGTGGTTTTTGATACTGATGGGAAAGGGATTTCAGCCAATCAAACGCATCCGAGAGATCTTGCAGGGCTTCACGGATCTGTTTTTCGACAAGGTCCGGCTTACCGTCCGACGGCCCGGGCCGTTTCTTCATCAGGCCGAGAACGCCCAGCAGTATGACGCAATCCGTTTCAGGCGCCTCCATCAGAATACGAACCGATTCGGGAACGACACCGCCAACAGTGCCGGCTACCATGTCCACGGGATTTCCGCGATTCCACCAGGATGGAAGGATTTCGTCCAGCCTGGCGATGGTTCTCGAGGACAACGTGACCACATCCAGTCCGAAATTGGCGGATGTGTCCGCCGCCAGGACCCCCCAACCACCCCCCATGGTAACGATTCCCACCTTGTTGCCTTTGGGGAGCGGCTGATTCAGAAATCCCGTCCCGATGCCGAACATGTCGTCGATACTGTCGGTGCGGATAATTCCCGACTGCTTGCATAAACCGTCGAAGGTGGCATCCTCACCGCTCAGGGATGCCGTGTGAGACATGGCCGCCTTGGCCCCGGCGCCGGTGGAGCCTGCCTTGACCATGACAATGGGCTTTTTCACGGTGACTTCCCTGGCAACATTAAAAAAACGTCGCCCGTCTTTAAAGCCTTCCATATAACCGACGATCACCTTGGTCTCGGGGTCGTCCCCCAGAAATTTCAAGAAGTCCTCACAGTGAAGATCGGCTTCATTTCCAATGCTGAATACGGCACTGAATCCGAAACCCTTTTTAATCCCCCTGCGAATGAGGGAAGCGGCGACATTTCCACTCTGCGCCACCGCCGCAAGGGGGCCGCTGCCTGGAAATATCGAGGGCATCTGGGGAAAAAAATTGGCGGATGGGCGGGAAATACCATTGCAGTTGGGGCCTATCAGGATCATGCCTCCTTTTTTGGCGTTCGCCACCATTGCGGTTTGCAGTTTTTTACCCTCCGGCCCCACCTCGGCAAAGCCGGCGGTGATGACCAGGCCGGCCCTGACGCCTTTTTTTACGCAGTCTTCAACGGCGGCGGGAACGGCAGGCGGCGGGATGACGATGACCGCCATTTCGGGTGTTTCGGGCAACGCCGCTACCGAAGCATATGCTTTGAGACCCAATACCTCCTTTTCCTTTGGATTGACGGGGTAAATGGGGCCTGCATATCCTCCGTGGAGCATGTTTTTAAGGATGATGCACCCCCATTTTGTGGGGTCGTTCGATGCCCCGATGAACGCGACGGATTCGGGGGCGAGCAGGCTATTGATGCTGATCTGAGATTCGGTCATTTTTCACCATGAGATAGAAGTGGTCCTAAATTGAACTTAGGAGATCATTTTACGGGAAAAAAATGCTTATTTTTTTCGTGTTTGGGTACGCATTCGGTTTACCCTATTGAATCTTCCGTAAAGAATCAACAACGTGTCGCTTAAAATGACGGGCTGCACCGCCGTCAACTGCCGAAGATTTCTGGAAGCCTGCGGCGTGACGATTCCCCTATGCGGCACAATGGGCGCTGGAGAGGCGACACGAGTCGTCCAGTTTTTAGAGGAAAAAGGGCTTTTGGAGGGGTGAGAGTCTGTTTGCACTTCAGTGTTGCAAAAGCCTGGGGGCTTCAGAGTCAAGGCGCCTGAATGTGATGCACCTCATCCCGATCTGGGGAAAACGTCGATTCTTCGGAGATCGAGGCTTGCGGCGTTCTCCTTCGGCTTGAACCTGACGGAAGGGGCGAGGGGTGCCAGGCAGGTGAAGCCTTCCGCCTCCCTTACATCTCCGTATTTGGCCCGGAGCTCGTCCATGGGGCCCGCGTCCAAAGCCTGAACGGGGCAGCTGCTTACGCATACCGGTTTTTTCGCCTGGGCCCAGCGGTCGACGCACAGGTCGCACTTCTGCATTTTGGCATTCTCCTCAGCCCCGAACTGTGGTGCGTCATAAGGGCAGGCCTCGAGACAGGCCCCGCAGTCGTCCCTGCCCAGGCAGACATCCCTGTCGACGGTCACGATGCCATCTTCGTCCCGTTTGGCGATGGCCTCCGCCGGGCACACGGAAACACACTCGGGACTCTCACAGTGCCAGCATGCGGTGGGCAGGAAAGCGACCAGCAGGTCGGGGTACGCCCCCTTTTCCATGATTTTCAGCCGTATCCAACTCGCCGGCCCGGCCGGAACGTCGTGCCAGTCCTTGCAGGCCACGATGCAGGCAAAGCAGCCCATGCACCGATTCTGATCTATATATAGTCCCAGTTGCATATTCACACCCTTTCCACCTGCACCAGGGCGGTATGGGAAGGAAGGGCCCCACCCGGCGAGGTTATGCTTCTTGTCAGTACGTTGGCGCTGCCGCCATGGTCGATGCCGTTTTCGTCCGGCGTGTACCAGGCACCCTGCGGCAGGGCGACGACCCCGGGCATGATCCTTTCTGTCACCCTGGCCGGGATGCGGACCTCCCCCCGATCGTTGAAAACCCTGACCATATCTTCCTCCGTGATGCCCCTGGCCTCGGCATCGCGGGAATTGATGCTGACCGCCTGGGGCTGCAGTTCGCGGAGCCACGGCAGGTTGTCGAACTGGCTGTGGGCGCGCCGCTTGAAATGAGGGCTGATCAATTGCAACGGATAGGCAGCGGCCAGGGGGTCATTCAGGCTTTCCCATGTTTCGATGTATTTGGGAACCGCCGGTATGTCGGGGTGGT
The nucleotide sequence above comes from Deltaproteobacteria bacterium. Encoded proteins:
- a CDS encoding uroporphyrinogen decarboxylase family protein, giving the protein MLTGKQKIEAAFSEEGSKEFAAVDCWEYVFVRDHWDQLTAAPWYDQYSPDIERQASWRRDVLSHTEQDLLHVGSFYSREERANLKIEDNPEGVFLIDKTNGKRNKLEPPAVGGWSRRGQLESVKTGHLPTTEEELDAAILPLFSIRTNKTNPDDNVDLAHTLIKEHGSERYPIAYTDAPLWHMYELWGFEGMMLMIGGQPELVKRACPHFAARTISSLREAALLGAAGILIWECFTDLISPEAYESYSVPYMRQVVDECRRLGLKSIYGFSGDPAGKLDAILSIGADALAFEESKKDFVVDINELAKYIEGRCCLFGNLDAIGVLQNGSEDQLKDAIAKQIAAGRRNRDRFVVSLGSPVTPAT
- the mprF gene encoding bifunctional lysylphosphatidylglycerol flippase/synthetase MprF; protein product: MLQMKTASLKRLVPFLGLSIFILAVIVIYRQLHDYRLHDILTRIEQIPHAQFGLALALTVLSYAILTFYDLLALRYIGHPIEIAKTALTSFLGYAFSNNIGFSMIAGASVRYRLYSTWGLSALEITQVVLFCTTSLWLGFFVLSGVVFVSDPLALPQSLHWSLTTVRPLGIVLLAAAGIYFVATLQKNKTLAFKEWRFSLPSWRLATAQMATACADWLMAGAVLYCLLPAGTFVGFGHFLEIFLLAQLAGLVSQVPGGLGIFESVILTMSPAGTATPGVMGALVVYRAIYYLLPLMAATLALGIEELMRKRKLMVRIQSLAGGAVDSMFIPLLSVSVFVSGAILLFSGSLPAIPHRMTYLHKILPLPFLEISHFLGSLFGVGLLLLARGIQKRVDAAYLLAVSLLALGVVVSLLKGFDYEEASVLSLVLIGLLPCRRFFFRRTALLSESFTPAWLAAIAGVVISSIWLGFFAFRHVAYSHDLWWHFSVWGDAPRFLRATVGAFSLILLFGIAHLIKPAHYRPVNTATPLPGSVEAIVAKSPVASANLALLGDKQFLIDDNQQAFIMYGTTGETWVAMGDPVGPTDLWPELLWQFRREADRYADRAVFYEVGHAHLHLYLDIGLSVLKIGEEARVPLSDFSLDGSQHKKLRYIHNKLSKLGCTFEIIPKASVPAQLDVLKTISDTWLKEKNTREKGFSLGFFDTAYIGRFPIGVVRSQNRIVAFTNIWEAADSEELSADLMRYLPDAPYGVMDYLFIELLLWGHAQGYRWFNLGMAPLSGMKTHEMAPLWHRIGNLVFRFGDHFYNFQGLRAYKDKFDPVWQPKYIAAPGGLTFPRSLTDIGSLISGGLKGILFR
- a CDS encoding nitrilase translates to MKVCIYQTDPVLLDIEANLDDTIDKIAAAREQDADMVVFPELALTGYFVRERFHEVALRIDSPEIQRLVKSTRGTAAVVGFIEESQAMNFYNSALVAVDGEIIFGYRKLNLPNYGVFEERKIFSGGKHIRVFKHKGLTFAPFICNDLWHPSLPYLGVTQKADIFITLFNSSQGSMGSEFSNIESWNIINRFYSRVFGVYNLCANRVGCECFEDRRSDGGDAPGDTAPEVDDDPFRFWGRSEIINPFGQAIVTAALFDPDVIYADISRDLIRRKKIMLPYLRNDDPYFTHRELERILYEKNPEK
- a CDS encoding trimethylamine methyltransferase family protein encodes the protein MESKGLRGGIYKPLSPEGIDTIHDASLTILEKTGVTFETGLEETVKMLAKAGAGVDRENYRIRFPRQLIEEQVAKAPSRVILYARDGNNDLDLTGDNVHLGTGGAAVKILDLETGRPRSSTLKDLYEIGRLVDRLDHIHFFLRPCIPTDIPETEYDVNMFYACLKATGKHVMSGVNDEAGLKRVIDMAALLAGSEDRLREKPFISVITSFSISPLKLCTQSTRIMQACNRRGIPVALSAAPMSGSTSPMTMAGTLAQLHAEQLAGIAICQLTREGAPLLYGGIPGMANMATMEYRGGGVECGMMNAAIHQLAAHIQMPNYNSAGLSDSKLPDAQAGWEKAMTVLLGAMGGSNYMHHSAGMLESMLTVAHEQFVMDDEIIGMACKVLKGIDVDAEHLALEVIDSVGPAGNFMMSPHTMEYMRSEYFLGNGVTDSGGRHQWEQAGALDARERAREIARKILEAPETSHIPEAIDRKLREKYNILL
- a CDS encoding CoA-binding protein yields the protein MTESQISINSLLAPESVAFIGASNDPTKWGCIILKNMLHGGYAGPIYPVNPKEKEVLGLKAYASVAALPETPEMAVIVIPPPAVPAAVEDCVKKGVRAGLVITAGFAEVGPEGKKLQTAMVANAKKGGMILIGPNCNGISRPSANFFPQMPSIFPGSGPLAAVAQSGNVAASLIRRGIKKGFGFSAVFSIGNEADLHCEDFLKFLGDDPETKVIVGYMEGFKDGRRFFNVAREVTVKKPIVMVKAGSTGAGAKAAMSHTASLSGEDATFDGLCKQSGIIRTDSIDDMFGIGTGFLNQPLPKGNKVGIVTMGGGWGVLAADTSANFGLDVVTLSSRTIARLDEILPSWWNRGNPVDMVAGTVGGVVPESVRILMEAPETDCVILLGVLGLMKKRPGPSDGKPDLVEKQIREALQDLSDAFDWLKSLSHQYQKPLVIASEIPFTLGDFENRMVQMLGQKQIACYNSPNMAARVMSRLVAYGRYRRHYSKMKPTEGGKNGIQGA
- a CDS encoding 4Fe-4S dicluster domain-containing protein, with translation MQLGLYIDQNRCMGCFACIVACKDWHDVPAGPASWIRLKIMEKGAYPDLLVAFLPTACWHCESPECVSVCPAEAIAKRDEDGIVTVDRDVCLGRDDCGACLEACPYDAPQFGAEENAKMQKCDLCVDRWAQAKKPVCVSSCPVQALDAGPMDELRAKYGDVREAEGFTCLAPLAPSVRFKPKENAASLDLRRIDVFPRSG